A region of the Callithrix jacchus isolate 240 chromosome 5, calJac240_pri, whole genome shotgun sequence genome:
ataatgtaaCTAAAAAGTTAacagagggccaggcacagtggctcacaccgataattctagcactttgggaggctgaggcaggtggattgcctgagctcaggagtttgagatgaggctgggcaacacagtgaaacctcatctctactaaaatacaaagaaaaattagctggacatagcagtgtgcgcctgtagttccagctacttaggaggctgaggcaggagaattgctagaacccgggaggtggagattgcagtgagccgagatcgcccactgcactccagtcagggagacagagtgggactccgtctcttaaaaaaaaagaaagaaagaaaaaaaagaagctaacAGGGgcagaaatgaaatcatatacaATAATTCATCCAAAAGATAAGAGagaagaagtaaagaaacaaagataggTGGGAAAAGTAGAAAAGATTTGGcaaggctggttgtggtggctaatgcctataatcctagtactttgagaggctgaggtggaatgattccttgaggccaggaggtcaagaccaccctgggaaacatagtcagacatcatctctaaaaaaaaaaagaaaaaaagaaaagatttagcaAGATGGTAAACTTAACCACAACTGTaacagtaattacattaaatgcaGCTAGACTAAACACTCCAACTAAAAGACAAAGATCAATCTAGGGAGTGAGTCCCTGGGACTGAATGTCTAAAACTGAAACCCTTTGTGAACTGAGGCCTGGGCTCAATTGCCTTCAGGGTGTCCTAAGATGACTTTGTTTCCCCCAACACAATAGGTGCCCTTACTGTCTCTCAGAGCTTGCCTTTCCCACCGGACAGAAGGCTCTTCACATGTCTTCTCTCTGTTGTCCTGGTGACTCCGTTTTATCATCTTATGCTTCAAAATTCAGCTCCTCTGCAAACCCTTTGACTTTCGCTTGATGACACACATACACCTTCCCTCTGAAATGATTCATCTTTCTGTatgcttttattattgttatttgagaTTTGTTGTGCTGCTTCCCACTGGCCTGAGGATTCATGGAAGGAATTATATAAATTCTTGTCTGTAACCTCAGCACCTAGCAGTGGGTCTGGCGGGCAGTAgatgctgaatgaatggatggatagatgcaaAGCCTTTATCAAAAGGAAAGTGTTTAAAATGAAACCAAGGGCAGGAGCCCAAAGACAAAGTGTTTTGGGAAATCTCCCCCATGTGGTAATGACATCTTTATGCACTCAATGACCTCCAGCCCTGCACTTCTCTGAATTCCGGGTAGCATTCCTCTGTAAGGCCCAGCTCTTTCTCTCACTTGGGACAGCCTCACTTCTTTCTGGTGAAATCCCTCCTACCTTCAAGCTCAGTTCAACAGCAATCGTCATCTCTGGCACCTGGACACAGCCACGTGAAGCTCACGGCcatacatattttctcatttgagcCTAACATCCACCCCACAGGTAGATATTATTACTTCATTtttcacagacaaggaaacagaggcccagaaatTATTTCATTGATGAGGATACTGAGGCCAGAAAGGGACTTGGTCAAAGTCACACAGTGATGGGGACACAGCTGCAGCTTCTACTCAGTGCTGGGAACACCCTTAGTTGTGACAAGGATGCTGCTTTGACTCCTATGGTTGCTATGTGAGAAGCAACAactcaaaaaggaaaacagtttttCTGTCATGCTGTCTCCATCCTTCCTCTCAGTATCTAAAATCACAAATAGCTCTTCAGAAGCTGAGTGACCTCTTGCAAAAAAAGAGGCATAGGTTTTGGGTGGAGGCTATGATAAGACTGCCATTTGGATGAAGAATCCACGTTGCAATCTTCTCTCTCACTGAGGTTGTATAGACAGCCTCTCAGAGGCATTACCCAACTGGGAGCAAAGAAATTCTTATGACTTCTAGGTACTTCCCCAAAGTCTCTCAAAACTTACTGAGCACATATCCTGGGGTTGGACAACACAGGTTTTAGTGCCGATACTTACATTCCCGAGCCCAGGCAGACATTAAGAATGGATCACAGGATTCCTTCCCACCAAGCCAGAAGAACAGCCCATCTCAATGCAGCAATCCAGACAGATGCAATCAATTGACTGGAGTTGATGGACTTCATCAAAGCTATTTCACATTTCATCCTATTGCACGTGACACCCAGAGACAGGGAATACTGAGGTGAAAAAACAATTTCTCTGCCCCCAAGGGGTTAAAAGGAGACAAACCCGGAAACACATATTTATAACCAGGTTAAATTTAAAACCAGGGTTAAATGTATGAACCCAGTATTGTGGAAGTACATATTAACCAATGACTAATAATTTTGCCTAGAAGTGAGACACAGAGgtgggttttgaaggatgaaaAGGAGTGGAATAGGCCACGCAAAGTGGGAAGTGTATTCCTGGCAAAGAGACTAACATATACTAAGGCTGAGGATAACAGAAAGCACTAGAACAGGTGTAAGGAGGAGAGAAAACCTGAACCCAGAGTGAGAAAAACCATTTTGCTTCATTCCTCTAAGTTGTGGTTATATCACCCGTAAAAACAGTAatacatggctgggtgcagtagcccaggcctgtaatcccaacactttgggaggctgaggcaggtggatcacctgaggtcaggagttcaataccagcctaaccaacatggtgaaaccctgtctctactaaaaaatacaaaattagctgggtgttgtggcacatgcctgtaatcccagctacttgggaggctgaggcaggagaatcacttgaacccagaaggcagaggttgcagtgagctgagatcacaccattgcactccagcctgtgcaacaagagtgaaactgcatcttaaaaaaaaatagtaatgccTATCACACAAGGTTGTAGTCAGGATTCAGTAAGATGATGTGTGTAATGCCCTTAGTACAGTGCTGCCTGGTTCAATAAGTCAGCTCCTAGTGATGTGTCCAGAACACCAAGGAGCATGAAGCTGGTATTTGGCAATTGAGCTGAaatacatttgttctttttttttctttttgcctttttttggctGTTTTTCTCGGCATTAGCAGAGCCAGAATACATTTGAAGGAAAGGAATatcatcagattttaaaaatttgtacatTTTCCATGATTAAAACATATGTTTATATCTGTTTATATCAGAAAGGCTGAAAGCatttgaaacagaagaaaatcttaCCTAACCCTACCATGCAGAGAGGACTTCTGTTAATATATTGGTGCCATGGTTTCCAGTGCAATTCTTTTCTATGCCTATGACCAAGTTCTCTGCTTTtttgagggatctgtggggatcgctcctgtgtgaggcccctaggaaatgggcctaaccgtacggtgagcttgagcccggacatagatccccggttgggggagtcgagctgagggaaagcaggaaccgagagagggactatgctattcaaaataattaacagacattattttatgggtatgaggacttgggaggcactgtgtccactttcggctccttatggtttattgcttgattgtgttcattttggacccttgttaccttcattgtaaaatattaacttaagtatttatacttggtaacttaccgtaacttactgggtgtaactgtaacttacttaccataacttactgggcgtaactataatttatttaccataacttactgggcataactgtaacttgcttacaattgttaagtacttactgggcataacttacttgctgggtgtaacttacttactgtgcttaacttacttactgggtgtaacttagtgggcataacttgcttactgtaacttaagtatgttgatctggcgtaaacaacattaacttcagaaaagtatataatagaacatattgcaaaaataaaattgctacttggacatagcctaagccagccctccagactctgcttttcttttttctttcacttccgcgcactctctccctcaggttgaatgagacatctatgttggtggtctcggggactcctgcaggtcagtagccccccggcagacgtgctggACCCCGACACTTTTTCTACATACAAATTATTATGTAAGCAGTTTTCTATATTATTATACTCTCTTTGAACATGTCATTTTAATGATGCATATTCCTGGAGTGGATAGACTATAATTTGCTCAGCGATTTCGCCACTGTTGGACATGTAGgttgtttatctttatttttttttttaactcatgtcAATAATGTTATGGAGAATATCTTAGCACCTAAGGCTTTTATTCTGTACTTGAGAGTATTTCCTTTGGATGGAGACCCAAATGTGGAGTTAGAGACTTTACGGGTCTTGATTAAAGGCTACCAGATTTGTTTCCTGAAAGGGTGTATTTATAGGCCTTCATTAGGGTTTGTTTCCCTGTAGCCTTACCAGCTTTGAGCATTCTCATTTTAAGCAAAATCATTGCTAATGTGCTGGCTGCAAAGAACAAGCTGAAAGGCGCAGTGTTTTCTCACTATTCGGAAGCTGGAGAAGTGTTCGCTTGTGTGTCTCGCATGCATGTTCTGCGTTACAACCTCTCAGTGCTTGGTTTTTATCTAACTGTTTACTGAGGGAGGGATCTTCAGGTTATTATCAAACATAGTTAAAATAGTAACgtttgtcatattttaaaaggaagatcTTGTCCTACTTCGTTCATCATTTGCCTTTGAATGAAGACTTTATATTCTATGGAAATAAGTCTGCAGATCTTTTCCTTTGTGATTGCTTCTTCTTTCCTCTAGAAATTTGACAGGCGGGACCTTTTAGCTGTCTCTGGGTAAGTCACCTTTCCCTCTGGACATCAGTTTCCCTGTCATTCAAATGGTTGGATAGGTGGAGATGTGATTTCTCAGCTTCCTTCTAGGTGTAGATTCTTGGGCGCTGGACTCCACAGTGCAGCTCAATGTGGGCAACTCTCTCCACGTGCTCTGGGGCTCCAGCTGTGCAATCTCCTCTCTTGAGACCGAGAGGAGTTCATTGAACCATTGTCTTTTGAGCATCTACCACatgtcaggcactattctaggtgctggggatatgGTGGTGATATCCCCAGCAAAATAAAGTCCTTGCCATCATGACCTCTAGTAAAGGGAGATGGAAATAGAGAAAGCAGAAAGTTATAATTCAGATGGTGGTAAATGTGGTGTTCGCGCCAAAGGCTCGAGACAGTTGACTCgtcccagtttggctgctggacctgtactgcatttcctcacctcgagggctgtcgagtgagacagggccgtaagctgactcactaaaagcaacaaaagaatgcaaagcaaaggcctgcagtttatgaggacattgtgctgtctgcttccatgtcccccttcagtctctgtgtaagcaataaacttgctgcaattgaaatgtctaagaggagcagagacctctgcccatattttccctggagccaagcctttgttttagctcctgatgaaaaacaggtttaaccagccaccttaagggtgccattgtatctttggaatgtaaaatcattgaaatgtaaactactaccactagcccccttaaactgcttcctgagcaggatatcacaagccccggatatctattttatggagtttgtttcctttctgttttcccctttgtttctttctgctgagatgaggtaaatgtaaacaagacaaaaggtataaaagctgtaacccacaaaaataaatttgctgcgttttggccataatcttcatgcagccctccagactctacttttctgtgttctttctttcccgcgcactctctctctcaggttgaacgagacatctacgttggcggtctcggggactcccgcgggtcggtagtcccccggcagatgtgccggaccccgacaGGTAAATactatggaaaaaaatgaaacagggtAAAGGACTAGGGGGTGCCAGGAGGTGGGAAGTTGCTTATATAGGAGGGTCAGGTGACATTTTAGCAGAGACTTGAAGGAAGCGAGGGAACCGGCCAGGTGGATATCCAGGAGAAGCACATTCTAGGTAGAAGGAACAAGTataaaggccctgaggcaggagaccaGCATGGCTTGAGCACAggggagagggacagagaagAGGCAGGTGGCCTTAGAGCCCTTATAAGGACTTGGCTCTCACTGAGGAAAATGGAAAGCACAGGATGGTTTTGAGCAGGCCTGTGATCTGATTGCAGCTGTTTTCAAGGACTTAGAAAGGCCTCTACCCTATGGGTACTGGAGGCTCTGGTTCTGGGATGAACCACACCCCGTCCCATTCTCTGAGGAGGGATCTTGTCCTCTCCTAGCCTTAGTTCTTTATCCAGGAAATAATTCCAAGGATTTAGACAAGGACTTacaccttcccttccctcccttctcctcctcccctcctaaCCCCACCCTCACTGTAGTTGACCTAACTGGGCCAAGCTTTTGTATAATGGGAGGAAGAGGTAAGGAGggtagggaggggaggggagccaaTCCAGAGGTTTGAATGTTTAACGTAGAATTTCCTCTCTCTAGGGGACTACAGATGGGGGGCAGCTTGCAGGGGGAGGTCATTTAGTCCACTAGTTTCTAGCCAGCACCTACGTATCCtgagtctcagactcctggctcaGGGGAGGTGGAGTAGTTAACAAGCTCCAACAAGCCCAGGCACAGTCACAGTGGCCAGAAATGGAGCTATCCATCCTCCCAAGAATTAGGCCTGTCAAGACCTGCCTCCAGAAACCCACTCAGCTCCTCTGTTCTCAGGGAAGGTGGCCTTTTCTGATTCTGCTCCCCCTACCCCCATGCCCAGCATCTGAATTAGCACCTTTGGAGTTTGAAACTATTTTCCATGGTTGAAATTTTATACCAATTAGTAGGATTCTTGGATTgttttccctctccctccattCTAGAAACTAACGGGCCTGGTGAGGGCTTTGTCTATTTCCTTTACAGTTGTGGTCCCGGAGtcccccagcacagtgcctggcacataaggggcactcagtaaatgagttaaataaataaaagatggggGAGTAAGGCAGGTAATGCGGTTCATTTTTACAGGCAACAAAACAGACCCAGACAAAGTCTGGCCAGCTCAGCAGCAGAGCAGGTGACTGCCTTCTGGCCTAATTCCTATAATGGGAGCCACCCAGGAGCATAGGGTCACACCCAAGGGCCGGTCAGGCCCTCTACCACCTTCTCCTCTAAGGGAACTGCTAAGCCAGGCCCTGCCTCACCCCAGAAACACGACGAGTTTCCCAGGAAAAGATCCTAGGGCAGGAGTGAAGCAAGTGAcagccttaaaaaaatttttttttaaatttaatgttattttattttttgagacagggtcttgctctgtcacccaggctggagtgcagtggcatgatctcagctcactccaaccaaactctgcctctggggtCAATGGATCCacccacccgagtagctgggactacaggcacaggctaccacgcccggctaatttttgtgtattttttatagacagggtttctccatgttgcccaggttggtctcaaactcctgagctcaagcgatccaaacacctcagcctctcaaagtgctggggttacaggtgtaagccaccactgCCAGACATGACAGCCtgtaaataacaataatagcacTTTTAAATATACCAGACACTGTTTTCTCACAACTTTTGGAGACATGTTCTGTTAGcaactccattttacaaatgaataaatagaggCTCAGGGTGGTAAGTGGCATGCCCAAGGTAGTGGCAGAGCCTAGGTGTTCCAGCCTAGGCAGCTGGGCTCAGCTGCACTCCGATCCTCTCCACCTGCCTCTCTGTGACAGCGCACATCAGCAGCATCAGGAGTCCTGTGCTATTCCAGCTCTGCCTTGAGTACCCGATGACCTCTTTCCTCACCGGTAGATTGCCCGATCGTTAATAGTGGCTAGGCTGTAGGGTATCACGAGACCAACGCACAAAAAGGGTTTAATACCATGTCCAGCATATAGTAAGTGATCAATACATGTTAATTATTGATATTCTTGTTATTTGTGGTGTGTCTGGGCCGGGAGGGAGAGCTGCAGGGCGCTGTCTATGcacactttacagatgaggtcaCCCTGGGGGCAGGGGCTGCGGGGCCCCTGGCCGGCCCACGCCCAGCCAGGAGCACCTCCGGCGAGAGTCCGCTGGCCTCAGGTCCCAGGCCCCTCCCCGCTAGACATTTAAGAAGGGACGCCGGGCGCAGGCGCAGAGAGCGCAAGCCCCGCGCTACGCGTCGCTGGTCCCCGGCGGCTAGTCGCCAGCGCGCCCTCCCTCCGCCCGCCGGTCTACAGCCCCGCCAAGCTTGCACATGGAGGGGAGCGCGAGCCCCCCTGATAAGCCCCGCTCCCGCCCCGCAGCTGCAGTGCTGTGCCGGGGCCCCGTAGAGCCGCTGGTCTTCCTGGCCAACTTTGCCTTGGTCCTGCAGGGCCCGCTCACCACGCAGTACCTGTGGCACCGCTTCAGCGCCGACCTCGGCTACAATGGCACCCGCCACAGAGGGGGCTGCAGCAACCGCAGCTCGGATCCCACCATGCAGGTAGCGGGGCGGCGTGAAGCTGGACAGCGGGAGGGCCCTGGGCTGGAGCGTGGGGGCAGCGGAGGGGCGGGGCCTGCATAATGGTAGTTGTGGGTAACTGGAGGGAGGGTGCATTTTGGATGGTGGGCGGGACCAGAGCCAAGGGGCCTGATCCGGAACCTCAGCTTAGGGGGTGCGAAAAGTTGATGTAGTTAAAATCTGGTCTTGCAGGTTGACAAAAGGGAGTGGGGGGAGAAAGGGAATGGGGCCTTGGTCCATGTCCTTACACCTCTCCACTGGCAGATTTTGGAAAGTTGTGCTAAGATTCTCTGAGGTTTAGGGCTCCAAAGAAAGTCCTCATCCCCGTAGTTCCCAGGATGGCGAGGATTTGGGGGTTGGGCAACCTAGAGTGAGGAACCGCACCCTGGTCATTGTGCCCCTACAGGAAGTGGAGACCCTTACCTCCCACTGGACCCTCTACATGAACGTGGGCGGCTTCCTGGTGGGGCTCTTCTCGTCCACCCTGCTGGGAGCCTGGAGCGACTGTGTGGGCCGCCGCCCGCTGCTGGTGCTGACCTCGCTGGGCCTGCTGCTCCAGGCCCTAGTGTCCGTCTTTGTGGTGCAGCTGCAGCTCCATGTCGGCTACTTCGTGCTGGGTCGCATCCTTTGTGCCCTCCTCGGCGACTTCAGTGGCCTCCTGGCTGCGAGCTTTGCGTCCGTGGCAGATGTCAGCTCCTGCCACAGTCGCACCTTCCGGATGGCCCTGCTAGAAGCTGGCATCGGGGTGGCTGGGATGCTGGCAAGCCTCCTCGGGGGCCACTGGCTCCGGGCCCAAGGTTATGCCAACCCCTTCTGGCTGGCCCTGGCCTTGCTGATAGCCATGACTCTTTATGCAGCTTTCTGCTTTGGTGAGACCTTAAAAGAGCCAAAGTCTGCCCGGCTCTTCACTTTCCATCACCACCGATCCATTGTCCAGCTCTATGTGACTCCAGCCCCAGAGAAGTCCAGGAAGCATTTAGCCCTGTACTCACTGGCCATCTTCGTGGTGATCACTGTGCACTTTGGGGCCCAGGACATCTTGACCCTGTATGAACTGAGCACACCCCTCTGCTGGGACTCCAAACTAATCGGCTACGGTTCTGCAGCTCAGCATCTCCCCTACCTCACCAGCCTGCTGGGCCTGAAGCTTCTGCAGCACTGCCTGGTGGACGCCTGGGTGGCCGAGATTGGCCTGGCTTTCAACATCCTGGGGATGGTGGTCTTTGCCTTTGCCACCATCACGCCGCTCATGTTCACAGGTAAGAATGAGGCACTGGGTAAGAATTGGGGCCAGCCACTCACCGCCCCCAACTGTGGTTCATTCCTGTGTTTTTGGAAACATAGATATGTCCCCAGCCTGCACTGGAGGACAGACAACTAAGGAATTCCTCAAAAATGCCATCTTTGGGCccggcgcggtggttcacgcctgtaatcccagcactttgggaggccgaggccagtggatcaggttgggagttagagaccagcctgaccaatatggagaaaccccgtctactacaaaattagccaggagtggtggtgcatgactgtaatcccagctacttgggaggctgaggcaggagaatcacttgaacctgggaggtggaggttgcagtgggctgagattacaccattgcactccagcctaggcaacaagagtaaaactccatctcaaaaaaatgtcaTCTTTGATACATGAAAAATATAGACCTTCAGTAGCTAAAGTAATTAGTCCACTGTTATCAACCCTTAATACTATTAGTAATATAGAGCAAAAGACAAAATGTGGCTCATACACTAATTGCTTtaccccttggcctcccacactGTGCCTATTCATATGTTCCTAAACAAAGTCCATGCAATTAGTGCCTTGGTGCTCACTTCTCTGATAAGAATCACAGgaccagaaa
Encoded here:
- the SLC46A1 gene encoding proton-coupled folate transporter isoform X1, with translation MEGSASPPDKPRSRPAAAVLCRGPVEPLVFLANFALVLQGPLTTQYLWHRFSADLGYNGTRHRGGCSNRSSDPTMQEVETLTSHWTLYMNVGGFLVGLFSSTLLGAWSDCVGRRPLLVLTSLGLLLQALVSVFVVQLQLHVGYFVLGRILCALLGDFSGLLAASFASVADVSSCHSRTFRMALLEAGIGVAGMLASLLGGHWLRAQGYANPFWLALALLIAMTLYAAFCFGETLKEPKSARLFTFHHHRSIVQLYVTPAPEKSRKHLALYSLAIFVVITVHFGAQDILTLYELSTPLCWDSKLIGYGSAAQHLPYLTSLLGLKLLQHCLVDAWVAEIGLAFNILGMVVFAFATITPLMFTGYGLLFLSLVTTPIIRAKLSKLVRETEQGHWKRLVLTLSSSSFPRAPDLPGSEDRGQEEQSEHQPTGGLQLGAPPTAAPQLLSKGRAHCGRRGQDRPRRHPIHS
- the SLC46A1 gene encoding proton-coupled folate transporter isoform X2, which codes for MEGSASPPDKPRSRPAAAVLCRGPVEPLVFLANFALVLQGPLTTQYLWHRFSADLGYNGTRHRGGCSNRSSDPTMQEVETLTSHWTLYMNVGGFLVGLFSSTLLGAWSDCVGRRPLLVLTSLGLLLQALVSVFVVQLQLHVGYFVLGRILCALLGDFSGLLAASFASVADVSSCHSRTFRMALLEAGIGVAGMLASLLGGHWLRAQGYANPFWLALALLIAMTLYAAFCFGETLKEPKSARLFTFHHHRSIVQLYVTPAPEKSRKHLALYSLAIFVVITVHFGAQDILTLYELSTPLCWDSKLIGYGSAAQHLPYLTSLLGLKLLQHCLVDAWVAEIGLAFNILGMVVFAFATITPLMFTGYGLLFLSLVTTPIIRAKLSKLVRETEQGALFSAVACVNGLAMLTASGIFNSLYPVTLNFMKGFPFLLGAGLLLIPAILIGTLEKAGPHPEFQQFPQSP